The following coding sequences are from one Tissierella sp. window:
- a CDS encoding DUF2207 domain-containing protein: MFSKKLNVVLIIIVLIFISTASFAEDALSISRWIVDSKLIDNGDLVVSEDLTFNFKDSFNGVYRDIVLSGTSGINDLELYEMIEGVEVPYNLVASAKKGDNGVFTTTNEINTLNIIIFSPSKNESKTFRIKYTVKDVAINNIDTGELYYKFLGNQNSTAVDYFSATIKLPGNDMEKTKIFAHGPLNGEIKFVEGKRDLIKLDVSNVPIDTFIEARILFPKSFIDSSTNMGNRTFDDIMSEELSLIKAIEDKAISKSKNKSLFNNISIVMTAIGTIITGLIFNKLRRKADIYDSMNTLSPEDITPAELRVFYMQVIDSRSLMTSIFDLARKEYMSIEEIESSKKKKRDFQFSRTTRSKKDLVPHEMYLLDWLFNTIGDGDKVSTKDIEEYRNKNFMSFGKEFNLWQKKIREDVKARGYYDSSSGKFAGLILIASLLCFSIGITSLILEGLYGIALIILSVFTFVYGIVLFTRKSDKGHIQYGLWKDFKKNVDMQRKVTEEYDVSIPRDMTLIYALALGLPMKSLDNLRGTMPASYDSSHWAYWYFLSNRKGGSSFEDRFNSSFYGDATGTSSSSTGSGGGFSSGGGGGAGGGGAGGF; the protein is encoded by the coding sequence TTGTTTTCAAAAAAGCTCAATGTAGTATTAATCATAATTGTATTAATCTTTATCTCCACAGCTAGTTTTGCTGAGGATGCCTTAAGTATTAGCAGATGGATAGTAGATTCTAAGTTGATTGATAATGGTGATTTAGTGGTTTCAGAGGATCTCACTTTTAATTTCAAAGATAGCTTCAATGGAGTTTATCGTGATATTGTCCTAAGTGGTACATCAGGTATAAATGACTTGGAGCTCTACGAGATGATTGAAGGAGTTGAAGTTCCTTATAATCTTGTGGCATCAGCTAAAAAAGGTGATAATGGTGTATTTACAACTACCAATGAAATAAACACTCTGAATATAATAATATTTTCACCTTCTAAAAACGAATCAAAAACCTTTCGTATTAAGTATACTGTCAAGGATGTAGCAATTAATAATATAGATACTGGTGAACTATATTATAAGTTTTTAGGTAATCAAAACTCCACAGCAGTGGATTATTTTTCTGCTACTATTAAATTACCAGGTAATGACATGGAAAAAACTAAGATATTTGCCCATGGTCCTCTCAATGGTGAAATCAAATTTGTCGAAGGGAAAAGGGATTTAATTAAATTAGATGTATCCAATGTGCCTATTGATACATTTATAGAGGCTAGAATACTATTTCCAAAATCTTTTATAGATTCTAGCACAAATATGGGAAACAGGACTTTTGACGATATAATGAGTGAAGAATTATCATTGATAAAAGCAATAGAAGATAAGGCTATATCTAAATCTAAAAACAAAAGCCTATTTAATAATATATCTATAGTAATGACTGCAATAGGAACTATAATCACTGGTCTTATCTTTAATAAGCTTAGAAGAAAAGCAGATATATATGACTCTATGAATACCTTATCTCCAGAAGATATTACACCTGCAGAACTTAGGGTCTTCTACATGCAGGTCATTGATTCTAGGTCTTTGATGACATCAATATTTGATTTGGCGAGAAAAGAGTATATGTCTATTGAAGAGATAGAAAGCTCTAAGAAGAAAAAAAGGGATTTCCAATTTTCCAGAACTACTAGGTCTAAAAAAGATCTAGTACCCCATGAAATGTATCTTTTAGATTGGCTATTTAATACTATTGGTGATGGTGATAAAGTATCTACAAAGGATATCGAAGAATATAGAAATAAAAACTTTATGAGTTTTGGCAAGGAATTTAACCTATGGCAAAAGAAAATTCGAGAAGATGTTAAGGCTAGGGGTTATTATGATAGTAGTAGTGGTAAATTTGCTGGACTAATTCTTATTGCATCTCTACTTTGCTTTAGTATTGGTATTACAAGCCTTATATTAGAAGGTCTCTATGGTATAGCTTTAATTATCCTATCAGTATTTACCTTTGTATATGGAATTGTTTTATTCACCAGAAAATCTGATAAGGGTCATATTCAATATGGCTTATGGAAAGATTTTAAGAAAAATGTAGATATGCAAAGAAAAGTTACAGAGGAATATGATGTCTCTATACCAAGAGATATGACCTTAATCTATGCTTTAGCCTTAGGATTGCCAATGAAATCATTAGATAATCTTAGAGGAACAATGCCTGCATCCTATGACTCCAGTCATTGGGCATATTGGTATTTCCTAAGCAATCGTAAGGGCGGGTCTAGTTTTGAAGATAGATTCAATTCATCTTTTTATGGTGATGCAACGGGGACTAGCTCAAGCTCTACAGGAAGTGGAGGTGGCTTCTCTAGTGGTGGAGGAGGAGGTGCCGGTGGCGGCGGTGCTGGAGGATTTTAA
- a CDS encoding aspartate-semialdehyde dehydrogenase, producing the protein MGLIIGIVGATGAVGQKMLEVVMERNIPIDELRLFASEKSAGKTIYLDKLKKEITIELLTEEVMKEKYDYLLFAAGGSISEKYAPIAASAGNMVIDNSSHFRMDKDIPLVIPEVNASVLKGYRGIIANPNCSTTQMVVAITPIYKKYGIRRIVVSTYQAVSGSGHKAIVELQSQMEDTNYPNKVYTRKIAGNCIPHIDVFNENGFTKEELKMVYETHKILADDTIEINPTAVRIPVFYGHSESIYLELKEEANVEEIKNLLEESEGIIVEDEPKINKYPTPLEVENTDLTYVGRIRKDLYNPKGISLWVVADNLRKGAATNAIQIIEAIENIKLEG; encoded by the coding sequence ATGGGTTTGATTATTGGAATTGTAGGAGCAACAGGTGCAGTAGGACAAAAAATGTTAGAAGTAGTTATGGAGAGAAATATACCAATAGATGAGCTAAGACTTTTTGCATCAGAAAAGTCAGCTGGAAAAACTATTTATTTGGATAAATTAAAAAAAGAAATTACAATAGAGCTTTTAACTGAAGAAGTAATGAAAGAAAAATACGATTATCTCTTATTTGCTGCAGGAGGAAGCATATCAGAAAAATATGCACCAATCGCTGCAAGTGCAGGTAATATGGTAATAGATAATTCATCACATTTTAGAATGGATAAGGATATACCTTTAGTTATACCAGAAGTTAATGCTAGTGTATTAAAAGGCTATAGAGGTATTATAGCTAATCCAAACTGCTCTACAACTCAAATGGTAGTAGCGATTACACCTATATACAAGAAATACGGTATAAGGAGAATAGTAGTATCCACTTATCAAGCTGTATCAGGTAGCGGACACAAGGCTATAGTAGAATTACAAAGCCAGATGGAAGATACTAATTATCCAAATAAGGTATATACAAGAAAAATAGCCGGCAATTGCATACCCCATATAGATGTATTCAACGAGAATGGATTTACCAAAGAAGAATTAAAAATGGTATATGAAACTCACAAGATATTAGCTGATGATACAATAGAAATCAATCCAACTGCAGTTAGAATACCAGTCTTCTATGGTCATAGTGAATCAATATATTTGGAGCTTAAGGAAGAAGCAAATGTAGAAGAAATTAAAAATTTATTAGAAGAATCAGAGGGTATAATAGTAGAAGATGAACCAAAGATAAATAAATACCCTACTCCATTAGAAGTAGAAAACACAGATTTGACCTATGTAGGAAGAATTCGTAAGGACTTATATAATCCTAAGGGTATATCACTTTGGGTAGTAGCAGATAACCTTAGAAAAGGTGCAGCTACTAATGCAATACAGATTATTGAGGCTATAGAAAATATAAAATTGGAGGGATAA
- the dapA gene encoding 4-hydroxy-tetrahydrodipicolinate synthase, which translates to MFKGAGVAIVTPFKDGKFHKEAYEKLIDFQIENGTQALIVLGTTGEASTISKEEKELIIRTAVEKVGKRIPVIVGTGSNCTESAVENTKQAEELGADGILIVTPYYNKCTNSGMIAHFTAVANATKLPVILYNVPSRTAVNIPPEVVLSMSRVDNVIGVKEASGNISQILEIKRIVPEDFMIYSGNDDQVVPIYACGGHGVISVASNVIPKEMQEMCEAFMNGDVAEALRIQLEYKKLIDLLFCEVNPIPVKAALSEMRYIEDELRLPLTSMEDNNRIKLIQEMKRMNII; encoded by the coding sequence ATGTTTAAAGGTGCAGGAGTTGCAATTGTTACACCATTTAAAGATGGGAAGTTTCATAAGGAAGCCTATGAGAAATTAATCGATTTTCAAATTGAAAATGGAACTCAAGCATTAATAGTACTAGGTACTACAGGAGAAGCTTCAACTATAAGTAAGGAAGAAAAAGAACTTATCATACGAACTGCAGTAGAGAAAGTAGGCAAAAGAATTCCTGTCATAGTTGGTACTGGTTCTAATTGTACAGAGAGTGCTGTTGAAAATACAAAACAAGCTGAAGAGCTAGGAGCAGATGGAATACTAATAGTTACACCATATTACAATAAATGTACAAATAGTGGCATGATAGCGCATTTCACAGCAGTAGCTAATGCTACAAAATTACCTGTAATATTATACAATGTACCTAGTAGAACAGCAGTAAACATTCCACCAGAAGTAGTTTTATCTATGAGTAGAGTAGATAATGTTATAGGAGTTAAAGAAGCAAGTGGTAATATTTCACAAATACTAGAGATAAAAAGGATTGTACCTGAAGATTTTATGATTTATTCAGGTAATGATGATCAAGTAGTGCCAATATATGCATGTGGTGGTCATGGAGTTATTTCAGTAGCGTCCAATGTAATACCAAAGGAAATGCAAGAAATGTGTGAAGCATTTATGAATGGAGATGTTGCAGAAGCATTAAGAATTCAACTGGAATATAAGAAGCTTATAGATTTGCTATTCTGCGAGGTAAATCCAATACCAGTAAAGGCAGCTTTATCAGAGATGAGATATATAGAAGACGAACTAAGATTGCCTTTGACATCTATGGAAGATAATAATAGAATCAAATTAATTCAAGAGATGAAGAGGATGAATATCATTTAG
- the dapB gene encoding 4-hydroxy-tetrahydrodipicolinate reductase, with product MNLLIYGIRGKMGTIIKELAIEDSYWNNVYGLCRNVGNPVEDVKFDVLIDFTHESAIDRVLKLGLDRGLPIVIGSTGYNEEQLKKIKEASTRIPILQATNMSLGMNLMFALVEQAASVFKDKVDIEVLESHHNRKKDAPSGSAVTIVESIERGLNELRKHQYGREGECPREKGEIGIHSIRGGNIVGYHEANFINELESIKISHEAYDRKVFAQGALEAAKFIIGKQPGLYNMRDVLNI from the coding sequence ATGAATTTATTAATCTATGGGATAAGGGGAAAGATGGGAACAATTATTAAAGAGTTAGCCATAGAGGATTCTTATTGGAATAATGTCTATGGGTTATGCAGAAATGTTGGGAACCCAGTGGAAGATGTAAAGTTTGATGTGTTAATAGACTTCACCCATGAATCCGCTATAGATAGAGTACTTAAGCTGGGATTAGATAGAGGTTTACCTATTGTAATAGGTAGCACTGGATATAATGAGGAACAGCTTAAAAAGATAAAGGAAGCTTCTACTAGAATTCCAATACTTCAAGCAACTAATATGTCCTTGGGAATGAACCTAATGTTTGCATTAGTAGAGCAAGCGGCATCAGTATTCAAGGATAAGGTAGATATTGAAGTATTAGAATCCCATCATAATCGAAAAAAAGATGCTCCATCAGGTAGCGCTGTAACAATAGTGGAATCCATTGAAAGAGGCTTAAATGAGCTAAGAAAACATCAATATGGCAGAGAAGGAGAATGTCCAAGGGAAAAAGGAGAAATAGGCATTCATTCTATTAGGGGTGGGAATATTGTAGGCTATCATGAAGCAAATTTCATTAATGAACTAGAATCAATAAAAATATCTCATGAAGCCTATGATCGCAAAGTATTTGCCCAAGGAGCATTAGAAGCAGCAAAATTTATCATAGGCAAGCAACCAGGATTATACAATATGAGAGATGTACTAAATATATAG
- a CDS encoding GntR family transcriptional regulator, protein MRIIVSNSSNEPIYEQISSQIKGMIIRGELEEGESLPSIRGLAKDLQISVITTKRAYEELEKEGFIETMQGKGSFVAIQNKELMKEKKLKLIEQKLSEIVDESKLLGLKYLEINEMLKILFEEVE, encoded by the coding sequence ATGAGGATAATTGTATCTAATTCATCTAATGAGCCTATATATGAGCAAATATCAAGTCAAATAAAAGGAATGATAATAAGAGGGGAGTTGGAAGAAGGGGAATCCTTACCTTCAATAAGAGGTCTGGCCAAAGACTTACAGATATCTGTGATCACAACTAAAAGGGCATATGAGGAATTAGAAAAAGAGGGTTTTATAGAAACTATGCAGGGGAAGGGCTCATTTGTAGCTATACAAAACAAAGAACTAATGAAAGAGAAGAAATTAAAACTTATAGAGCAGAAATTATCTGAAATAGTAGATGAATCTAAATTGCTTGGACTAAAATACTTAGAGATAAATGAAATGCTAAAAATTCTGTTTGAGGAGGTAGAATAA
- a CDS encoding ABC transporter ATP-binding protein: protein MLEVKSLSKKFKTFELDNISFRLEPGYIMGFIGPNGAGKSTTIKLIMNLLKKDSGEIKVFNKDNIEFEREIKNRIGFVYDESYFYEDLSISQMKNIVAPFYKEWNNDLFNKYMKDFDLDVGQKIKKLSKGMKMKFSLALALSHDADLIIMDEPTSGLDPVFRREILDILYNIIQDENKSIFFSTHITTDLEKIADYITFINEGKIVFSKSKDEALESYAIVKGGNNLLDKDTRKEFLGIRETNVGFEGLIANSQKIKAIFGNQALIERPSLEDIMVYSVRR, encoded by the coding sequence ATGCTAGAAGTAAAAAGTTTATCTAAAAAATTTAAAACATTTGAGCTAGATAATATATCTTTTAGGCTAGAACCTGGATATATAATGGGATTCATAGGGCCTAATGGAGCAGGAAAAAGTACAACTATAAAGCTGATAATGAATCTTCTCAAAAAAGATTCTGGGGAAATAAAAGTATTTAATAAGGATAATATTGAATTTGAGAGGGAAATAAAAAATAGAATAGGATTTGTATATGATGAATCATATTTTTATGAAGATTTAAGCATCAGTCAAATGAAAAATATTGTAGCGCCTTTTTATAAGGAATGGAATAATGACTTATTCAATAAATATATGAAGGATTTTGATTTAGATGTAGGACAAAAAATAAAGAAACTATCCAAGGGAATGAAGATGAAATTCTCATTAGCATTGGCTTTATCTCACGATGCAGACTTGATAATAATGGATGAGCCTACATCAGGGTTAGATCCAGTGTTTAGAAGGGAAATTTTAGATATCTTGTATAATATTATCCAAGATGAAAATAAATCCATATTCTTCTCCACTCATATAACTACAGATTTAGAAAAAATCGCAGATTATATTACATTTATAAATGAAGGAAAGATAGTATTTTCAAAATCTAAGGATGAAGCATTAGAGTCCTATGCTATTGTAAAGGGTGGAAATAATTTACTGGATAAAGATACTAGAAAAGAATTCCTTGGTATTAGAGAGACTAATGTAGGATTTGAGGGCCTTATAGCAAACTCACAAAAAATCAAGGCCATATTTGGTAATCAGGCATTAATAGAAAGGCCATCCTTAGAAGACATAATGGTCTATAGTGTAAGGAGGTAG
- a CDS encoding ABC-2 transporter permease: MLNLIKKDLLLIFSIKSNVITLVLFFPLMMLILGSENTTGVYSLMLISYGFVLSSIPFKYELRDKPHMLIQSLPIKKKDIVISRYLAMFIYFLIGLVYTWICFYIFKLLGFEYDGKFDILTIKQSLLVLLFSSSISFPAQFRLPPKLSNIANIIIFILIINITSAISDEIGSMLLSNYFQGPLVLLLVGIIYLLSMLISIGLYETRDLY; encoded by the coding sequence ATGTTAAATTTAATTAAAAAAGACTTATTGTTGATTTTTTCCATTAAATCAAATGTAATAACTTTAGTCTTGTTTTTTCCTCTTATGATGTTAATTCTAGGATCAGAAAATACTACAGGAGTTTATTCTCTAATGCTAATAAGTTATGGATTTGTATTAAGTTCTATTCCTTTCAAATATGAATTAAGAGATAAACCCCATATGTTAATACAGTCTCTACCTATTAAAAAGAAGGATATAGTCATAAGTAGATATTTAGCTATGTTTATTTATTTTCTTATAGGCCTAGTGTATACATGGATATGTTTTTATATTTTCAAACTTTTAGGTTTTGAATATGATGGCAAATTTGATATTTTAACCATAAAACAAAGCTTGTTGGTCTTATTGTTTAGTTCATCTATTTCTTTTCCTGCACAATTTAGGTTGCCTCCTAAACTAAGCAATATAGCAAATATAATAATTTTTATACTAATAATAAATATTACCAGTGCCATAAGTGATGAAATAGGGTCAATGTTGCTATCTAACTATTTTCAAGGACCTTTGGTATTGCTTTTAGTAGGGATAATATACCTATTGTCCATGCTAATATCTATAGGACTATATGAAACAAGGGATTTATATTAG
- a CDS encoding ABC-2 transporter permease, protein MKNLVIKDIKVLRFMNLFILVVGIVSAIIGNTVNEILKSKLIYGYGIFLMVYVSISYTTQYDIKAKSDIMLNSLSINRNDIVKARYISSILYLLFSIGVIFIATNISKYLFASNNLGNPVKILDMLFLSGICLIFISLFLPFQYYNMEKVQIFNSIFYIILVLSPNLVSKYMPNIGTSKWFDAAMKMDFKSITYSLLGLGIILCFISLQISKQIYKTKEF, encoded by the coding sequence TTGAAAAATCTAGTAATAAAAGATATTAAAGTACTTAGGTTTATGAACTTATTTATATTAGTAGTAGGTATAGTATCGGCTATTATCGGAAATACGGTTAATGAGATATTAAAATCAAAGCTGATCTATGGATATGGTATATTCTTGATGGTATATGTTTCAATATCATATACAACTCAGTATGATATAAAAGCCAAGTCTGATATAATGCTAAATTCCTTATCTATCAATAGAAATGACATAGTTAAAGCTAGATATATATCTTCAATTCTATATTTATTGTTTTCAATAGGAGTTATCTTCATTGCAACCAATATATCAAAATATTTGTTTGCCAGCAATAATTTGGGAAACCCTGTTAAAATATTGGATATGCTTTTTTTATCAGGTATATGTTTAATATTCATTTCACTATTCTTACCTTTTCAATATTACAATATGGAAAAAGTACAGATATTTAACTCAATATTTTATATAATATTAGTACTATCTCCAAATTTGGTAAGCAAATATATGCCTAATATAGGAACATCAAAGTGGTTTGATGCTGCAATGAAAATGGATTTTAAGTCTATTACCTATTCACTACTAGGCCTTGGGATTATTTTATGTTTTATATCTCTTCAAATATCAAAGCAAATATATAAGACTAAGGAATTTTAA
- a CDS encoding D-serine ammonia-lyase: protein MDFPLLNDLKEMKEVIWYNNNYTNFSEVKDSLAVSYDDVLEALERLERFASYIKKVFPEVIDGIIESPVSKLEKIKIRMENEHKKKIYGDLILKRDDLLPIAGSIKARGGIYEVLKYAETLAMDNGLLELNDDYSILASDNLKEFFSSYTIQVGSTGNLGLSIGTISAKLGFNVIVHMSQDAKQWKKDLLRSRGVEVVEYESDYSKAVEEGRALSDNDPKSYFIDDENSKDLFMGYAVAGLRTKKQLDAMGIVVDVEHPLLVYLPCGVGGGPGGVAYGLKLMYGDNVHCFFAEPTHSPAMLLGLASGLHDKVSVEDIGLDNKTAADGLAVGRPSSFVGKIMDKTLTGAFTIDDHRLYDFLKELYEEEKIFLEPSALAGLLGPIFTSDKYQNKNITHMCWGTGGSLVPDDIRKSLINKE from the coding sequence ATGGATTTTCCTTTATTAAATGATTTGAAAGAGATGAAAGAAGTGATTTGGTATAATAATAATTATACTAATTTTAGTGAAGTAAAGGATTCTCTAGCTGTTTCTTATGATGATGTCTTAGAGGCTTTAGAGAGGCTAGAAAGATTTGCATCATATATAAAAAAAGTATTCCCTGAAGTAATAGATGGGATTATTGAATCCCCTGTGTCTAAGCTTGAAAAAATAAAGATAAGAATGGAAAATGAACATAAGAAGAAGATCTATGGTGATTTAATCTTAAAAAGGGATGACCTACTTCCCATAGCTGGCTCTATTAAGGCTCGTGGTGGTATATACGAGGTTCTTAAATATGCAGAAACTCTAGCAATGGATAATGGTCTTCTTGAATTAAATGATGATTATTCTATATTAGCTAGTGATAATTTGAAGGAATTCTTTTCATCTTATACTATTCAAGTAGGTAGTACAGGGAACCTTGGATTAAGTATTGGTACTATATCTGCAAAGCTAGGCTTTAATGTAATAGTTCATATGTCTCAGGATGCAAAGCAATGGAAAAAGGATTTGCTTCGCTCTAGAGGAGTTGAGGTAGTTGAATATGAGTCAGATTATTCAAAAGCTGTAGAGGAAGGAAGGGCATTGTCTGATAATGACCCTAAGTCCTACTTTATTGATGATGAGAACTCTAAAGATTTATTTATGGGATATGCTGTAGCTGGGCTAAGGACTAAGAAGCAGCTTGATGCCATGGGTATTGTAGTAGATGTAGAACATCCTCTATTGGTATATCTACCTTGTGGTGTAGGCGGTGGACCTGGTGGTGTTGCATATGGATTGAAGCTTATGTATGGTGACAATGTACATTGCTTCTTTGCTGAACCAACTCATTCTCCTGCGATGCTCTTAGGATTAGCCTCAGGGCTTCATGATAAAGTTTCAGTAGAGGATATTGGACTTGATAACAAAACTGCAGCTGATGGTTTAGCAGTTGGAAGACCTTCCTCCTTTGTAGGAAAAATCATGGACAAGACTTTAACCGGAGCTTTTACAATTGATGACCATAGATTATACGATTTTCTAAAAGAATTATATGAGGAAGAAAAAATATTTTTAGAGCCTTCTGCCTTAGCTGGACTTTTAGGGCCTATATTTACTTCTGATAAATATCAGAATAAAAATATCACTCATATGTGCTGGGGAACTGGGGGCTCTTTAGTTCCAGATGATATTAGAAAGTCCTTGATCAATAAAGAATAA
- a CDS encoding DsrE/DsrF/DrsH-like family protein, with the protein MDNKDKKKISILMFSGDYDKALAALVLANSASGINMEVTMFFAFWGLMLVRDPNNASDEEKTRAEKMFANMTPKYIEDLPLSKMNFAGIGKKMLVGMMEDSETPTLSDFLKGALKKGVNMKACKLSCEVMGFKEEELLKEVSIVTAEEYLVDALDSDIQLFI; encoded by the coding sequence ATGGATAATAAGGATAAAAAGAAGATAAGCATACTTATGTTTAGTGGCGATTATGATAAGGCTTTAGCAGCTCTTGTCTTGGCAAACTCTGCCAGTGGTATTAATATGGAGGTCACAATGTTCTTTGCATTTTGGGGATTAATGTTGGTGAGGGATCCAAATAATGCATCTGATGAAGAGAAAACAAGAGCAGAAAAAATGTTTGCAAACATGACTCCAAAATATATTGAAGATCTACCTCTATCGAAAATGAATTTTGCAGGTATAGGTAAAAAAATGTTAGTAGGAATGATGGAAGACAGTGAAACCCCTACATTATCTGATTTCTTAAAGGGAGCATTAAAAAAAGGCGTAAATATGAAAGCATGCAAACTATCCTGTGAAGTCATGGGCTTTAAAGAGGAAGAGCTTCTCAAAGAAGTTAGTATAGTAACAGCAGAAGAATATTTAGTAGATGCCCTAGATTCTGATATCCAACTATTTATATAA
- a CDS encoding aminotransferase class V-fold PLP-dependent enzyme, with product MYRNLVMGSDSSVRLINGNSVNYINFDNAATTPPFKSVITEIVNFSPSYSSVHRGTGYKSIVSSRIYDEGREIVLDFVGGDRDYHTCVFLKNTTECINKLSYRLKDTLKEKIVLSTYMEHHSNLLPWKYKYNTDFVEVDAVGRLCLEDLEFKLKMYQGKVGLVTVTGASNVTGYINPIYSIAKICHKYGAKILVDGAQLIPHSFFDMKPKDSLEHIDYLAFSAHKMYAPFGTGVLVAPKEIFDYGLPEQLGGGIVKYVSMEDTIWANPPEKEEAGTPNLMGVLALSTSIRTLQELGMNSIEEYERDLTRYALNLLKNIPDLVLYDDCDVNNKVSIISFNMKGLEHNELASILALYGGIAVRNGCFCAQPYVQRLLKISNEEMKKYRENESLPRPGLVRISLGLYNDYNEIYLLSYILNEISQNIDFFKAKYRNPSFC from the coding sequence ATGTATAGAAATTTGGTTATGGGTAGTGATAGTTCTGTTAGATTGATAAATGGTAATTCTGTAAATTATATAAACTTTGATAATGCTGCTACAACACCTCCATTTAAATCCGTTATAACTGAGATAGTCAATTTCTCTCCCTCTTATTCATCTGTCCATAGGGGTACTGGATACAAGTCCATAGTTTCCTCTAGAATCTATGATGAAGGCAGAGAAATTGTATTGGACTTCGTAGGAGGAGATAGGGATTACCATACATGTGTATTTTTGAAGAACACAACTGAGTGCATAAACAAATTATCCTATAGGTTAAAAGATACTCTAAAGGAAAAAATAGTTTTATCTACTTATATGGAACATCATTCTAATCTATTACCTTGGAAATATAAGTATAATACTGACTTTGTGGAAGTAGACGCTGTAGGTAGATTATGTTTGGAAGATTTAGAATTTAAGCTAAAAATGTACCAAGGAAAAGTTGGCTTAGTCACTGTAACTGGTGCATCTAATGTGACTGGTTATATTAATCCTATATATAGCATTGCAAAAATCTGTCATAAATATGGAGCTAAAATTCTAGTAGATGGAGCACAGCTTATTCCCCATAGTTTTTTTGATATGAAGCCTAAGGATAGCTTAGAACATATTGATTATTTAGCTTTCTCTGCACATAAAATGTATGCACCCTTTGGTACAGGTGTATTAGTAGCCCCAAAGGAGATATTTGATTATGGTTTACCAGAGCAGTTAGGAGGGGGAATTGTAAAATATGTTTCTATGGAAGATACAATATGGGCAAATCCACCAGAGAAAGAGGAGGCTGGAACCCCTAACCTAATGGGAGTTCTTGCATTATCAACTAGCATCAGAACATTGCAGGAACTTGGAATGAATTCAATAGAAGAATATGAAAGAGATTTAACCAGATATGCTCTTAATTTATTAAAAAATATACCTGACCTTGTTTTATATGACGATTGTGATGTAAATAATAAGGTATCAATTATATCTTTTAATATGAAAGGATTGGAACACAATGAGTTGGCTAGTATACTTGCTCTTTATGGTGGAATAGCTGTTAGAAACGGTTGCTTCTGTGCCCAACCTTATGTCCAAAGATTACTTAAGATATCTAATGAAGAAATGAAGAAGTATAGGGAAAATGAATCCTTGCCAAGACCTGGTTTAGTAAGGATAAGTCTTGGTTTATATAATGATTATAATGAAATATATTTACTTTCATATATTCTTAATGAAATCAGCCAAAATATAGATTTTTTCAAAGCAAAGTATAGAAATCCTTCTTTCTGCTAA